CGGGCATAGTTCAATGGTAGAACCTCAGCCTTCCAAGCTGATGATGCGGGTTCGATCCCCGCTGCCCGCTCCATACTTTCGTATGGCGCAAAGTGGGAGTGCCACTGCCGGGATTGGCGGTGGTGTTGGTGGCCCTGCGGGGTTGCCAGTCGCTCTGACAGGTTTCTGTCTGGGTGGCGATTGGCTCATGTAGCTCAGGGGTAGAGCACACCCTTGGTAAGGGTGAGGTCGGCGGTTCAAATCCGCCCATGAGCTCCATTTTTCTGGATGGCCGCAGGGGCAGGTGTCTCTGCGGCTATTTGTATCCGGGTGTTTTGTTTGTCCGGCTGCATTGGTTCTGATCGTAGGTTGCGCTTGGTGTTGCGCCTATATAGAGGAGGCTCGCAATGGGAAAAGAAAAGTTCGAACGTTCCAAGCCCCACGTAAACGTGGGCACCATCGGTCACGTTGACCACGGTAAAACCACCCTGACAGCCGCGCTGACTCGCGTATGTTCAGAAGTGTGGGGCGGCGCCGCGGTTGAGTTTGCCGGTATCGACAACGCTCCGGAAGAGCGCGAGCGTGGTATCACCATCGCTACCTCCCACGTTGAGTACGAGTCCCCGACCCGCCACTACGCGCACGTAGACTGCCCGGGACACGCCGACTACGTTAAGAACATGATCACCGGTGCCGCGCAGATGGACGGCGCTATCCTGGTCTGTTCCGCTGCTGACGGCCCCATGCCGCAGACTCGCGAGCACATCCTGCTGTCTCGTCAGGTCGGTGTACCGTACATCGTGGTATTCCTGAACAAGGCCGACATGGTCGACGACGAAGAGCTGCTGGAACTGGTTGAGATGGAAGTTCGCGAACTTCTGGACCAGTACGAGTTCCCGGGTGACGACACTCCGATCATCGTTGGTTCCGCCCTGATGGCGCTGGAAGGCAAAGATGACAACGAGATGGGCACCACCGCTGTTAAGAAGCTGGTAGAGACCCTGGACGAGTACATCCCGGAGCCGGAGCGCGCGGTAGACCAGCCGTTCCTGATGCCGATCGAAGACGTATTCTCCATCTCCGGTCGCGGTACCGTAGTAACCGGTCGTGTTGAGCGTGGCATCATCAAGACTGGCGACGAAATCGAAATCGTCGGTATCAAGGAAACCACCAAGACCACCTGTACCGGTGTCGAGATGTTCCGCAAGCTGCTGGACGAAGGCCGTGCTGGTGAGAACATTGGTGCACTGCTGCGTGGCACCAAGCGTGACGAAGTGGAGCGTGGTCAGGTGCTGGCTCAGCCGGGCACCATCACCCCGCACACCAAGTTCGAGTCTGAAGTGTACGTACTGTCCAAGGACGAAGGTGGTCGCCACACTCCGTTCTTCAAGGGCTACCGTCCGCAGTTCTACTTCCGTACCACTGACGTCACTGGTGACGTACAGCTGCCGGAAGGTACCGAGATGGTAATGCCGGGCGACAACGTTCAGATGACCGTTACCCTGATCGCCCCGATCGCCATGGAAGAAGGTCTGCGCTTCGCGATCCGCGAAGGCGGCCGTACCGTTGGTGCCGGCGTTGTGGCGAAGATCATCGAGTAATCGGTGGTTGGGGTGCTGTCGAAGAGTTCGGCGGCGCCCTTTGCTTAATGCGGGGGAGGGTGCTAAGATCCGCCTCCACATTTTCGGTCTCTGGTGTGGTTCTGGTCTGAAAAGACGCGCAGCAGTTTCCGGGTTGTTTCTAGGCCAGTGGCTCAATTGGTAGAGCATCGGTCTCCAAAACCGAGGGTTGGGGGTTCGAGTCCCTCCTGGCCTGCCAACATTTCAATCGCCCCGCCCCTTTTTGTTGTTGGCTGAGGGGGTGCCTGAGGGCGTCGCAGACTCTCTTTTGTGTTGGGTTTGTGTTTTTAAGCGCTAAGGGCTTCATTGTATGAGTGCTAAAGCAGAGGCGAAAACCTTTCGTCTTGACGGCCTGAAGTGGCTGTTGGTAGTGCTGCTGGTAGGCACTGCCGTCGCGGGCAACTCCTATTACGCAGCGTTTCCCCTTCTTTACCGTGTGTTGGCGATCGTGGCTATTTGTGCCGTGGCGCTGTTTGTGGCGGTGAATACAGCCAAGGGTAGTGCGTTTTGGAATCTGCTGCGTGAGGCGCAGACAGAAGTTCGCCGTGTCGTCTGGCCTTCTCGCCAGGAAGCGACTCAAACTACCATGATTGTGGTGGTTTTCGTGTTGATTATGGCGCTGATCCTGTGGGCGCTGGACTCCGCCCTGGGTTGGGCCGCATCCAAGATCATCGGCTGAAGGTTGACGCATGTCTAAGCATTGGTACGTAGTGCAGGCTTACTCCGGGTACGAGAAGCGAGTGGCCTCTTCCCTGAAGGAGCGCATTGAACTGCACGAGATGGATCACCTGTTTGGTGAGGTGCTGGTGCCCACCGAAGAAGTGGTGGAGATGCGCGCCGGTCAGAAGCGCAAGAGTGAGCGCAAGTTTTTCCCCGGTTATGTGCTGGTGGAAATGGAGCTTAACGACGATACCTGGCACCTGGTGAAAGAGACGCCGCGTGTGCTGGGTTTTATCGGTGGCAAGGCGGACAAGCCGGCGCCGATTACCGATCGCGAAGCGCAGGCTATCCTGAATCGCATCGATGATTCCGTCGATAAGCCCAAGCCCAAGACCCTGTTCGAGCCCGGCGAGATGGTGCGGGTTATCGATGGTCCGTTCAACGATTTCAATGGTGTGGTCGAAGAGGTCAATTACGAGAAGAGTCGCCTGCGGGTGGCGGTGTTGATCTTCGGTCGTTCCACGCCGGTCGAGCTGGAGTTTGGTCAGGTCGAAAAGAGCTGATCGCGCCAGTGAGGTTATTGGCCCTCTTTCGCCTGGCGCGGAAGAGGGCTTTCGCGTCCCTGTAAGTTTCGTGGCGGCATCTGGCCGCCGCGGTCGCGGGGCACCACGGGGAGCCGGGCGTTGTGGTCCACAGATGATGGGCTGTGCAGCGCAGGCGTTAGCACCCAAACTGAGAGGAAGCTGTAATGGCTAAGAAAGTCGAAGCTTATATCAAGCTGCAAGTTAAGGCCGGTCAGGCCAACCCGAGCCCGCCCGTCGGCCCCGCGCTGGGTCAGCACGGCGTGAACATCATGGAGTTCTGTAAGGCGTTCAACGCACAGACCCAGAACCTGGAGCCGGGCCTGCCGGTGCCGGTAGTGATCTCTGTCTACAGCGATCGCTCCTTCACCTTCATCATGAAGTCTCCGCCCGCCGCAGTACTGCTGCGCAAGGCTGCCAAGATCAAGAGCGGTTCCGGCCGTCCGAATACTGAGAAGGTGGGTAAAGTGACCCGCGCTCAGATCGAAGAGATCGTGGAAATGAAGAAAGCGGACCTGACTGCATCCGACATGGACGCGGCCGTGCGCACTATCGCCGGTTCCGCGCGCAGTGCTGGTATTGAAGTGGAGGGTCTGTAAGTGGCCAAGCTGAGCAAGCGTCAGCGCGCTATCGCTGAGAAAGTAGAAGCGGGCAAGGCCTACAGCATCGACGAAGCCGTCGCCCTGCTGAAAGACCTGTCCAACGTCAAGTTCGCCGAGACTGTCGACGCCTCTGTGAACCTGGGCATCGATCCGCGTAAATCCGACCAGGCTGTGCGCGGTGCAACTACCCTGCCGCACGGTACCGGTAAAGACGTGCGCGTAGCCGTTTTCACCCAGGGTGCCAATGCCGACGCCGCTAAAGAAGCCGGCGCCGACCTGGTGGGTATGGACGAACTGGCTGCCGACGTAAAAGCCGGCAAGATGGATTTTGACGTAGTAATTGCCTCTCCGGATGCCATGCGCGTTGTTGGCCAGCTGGGCCAGATCCTCGGTCCGCGCGGCCTGATGCCGAACCCGAAAACCGGCACCGTAACCCCGGACGTCGCGACCGCGGTAAAAAATGCCAAGGCTGGTCAGGTGCGTTTCCGCGCTGACAAAGGCGGCATCATCCACGGTGGTATCGGCAAAGTCAGTTTCGATCTGGCCTCGCTGAAAGAAAACCTGGAAGCACTGGTTGCCGACCTGAAGAAGGCCAAGCCGGCTTCCGCCAAGGGTGTTTACCTGAAGAAGATCACCCTGAGCACCACCATGGGCCCGGGTCTGACCATCGATCAGTCTACCCTGGTAATTTAATACAGGTTGTGGGCCGGCAGTGTCGGCCCGCAACGAAACGAACTTTGGGGTCCGCCCGACTGCTGCGGCAGAAGGGCGGGTCGTCAAAGACCGTAGGCGCCGCATTGACTTGAGGTTTAGTTGGTGCGGCTTAATCCGGACTCCGGCCAGGTTGGCCATGCAGGGTTCGAGCCTACGCAGACGGTGTCGCCCAAACCAGTATTTTTACTGGATTTGAGCTTTATGCACCGGAACGGATCGGGATTCGTTGTAATTCCCGGTCTTTTTTCAAATCCAGGAGTGACACTATGGCTATTGGACTCGTAGACAAGAAAGCGATTGTCGCAGAAGTCCAGCAGGCTGCTTCGGGTGCTCTGTCGGCGGTAGTTGCGGATTCCCGCGGCGTTACCGTGAACGATATGACTACCCTGCGCAAAGAGGCTCGCGAGAACGGCGTTTGGTTGAAAGTCGTCCGCAATACTCTGGCGCGTCGCGCTCTGGCCGGTACCGAATTCGAATGTCTCATCGAGAAATTCGTCGGTCCTAGCATCATTGCTTTTTCTAACGAACACCCGGGTGCCGGCGCGCGCATCCTGGAAGAGTTCGCCAAGGGCAATGACAAGCTGGAACTGAAAGGTGCCGCCTTCGAAGGCGTAGCTACTGACGTCGCACTGTTGGCAAGCCTGCCGACATACGACGAAGCTATCGCCAAGCTGATGAGCGTTATGAAAGAAGCATCTGCTGGCAAGCTGGTTCGCACTATTGCGGCCGTTCGCGACCAGAAAGAGCAGGAAGCTGCCTAACTGTTTCGCCAGAGCGAAACTGCAGTTTTCAACGACTTTTAAATGAATTGACGAGCAGCTTGCTGCTCACACAAATCAGGTACTGACTCATGTCTCTGACTAAAGAAGATATCATCAACGCTGTTGCCGAAATGTCTGTTAAGGACGTTGTCGAGCTGATCGAAGCGATGGAAGAGAAGTTCGGCGTCACTGCTGCTGCAGCGGTAATGGCCGGTCCGGCTGGCGGCGAAGCTGCTGCTGAAGAGAAGGACGAGTTCGACGTAATTCTGACTTCTGCTGGCGAAAAGAAAGTGAACGTGATCAAGGTTGTTCGCGGTATCACTGGCCTGGGCCTGAAAGAAGCCAAGGCACTGGTCGACGGCGCTCCGAGCCCGCTGAAAGAAGGCGCGACCAAGGACGAAGCCGAAGATGCCAAGAAGCAGCTGGAAGAGGCTGGCGCATCTGTAGAGCTGAAGTAATTCGGCTCTACACATGCTGGGCGTCGCCACAGGCGGCGCACAGCAACGAGGCTGGTGGACTTTTGTCCGCCGGCCTTTTTGCCGTTTGCGGCAGTGCGGTTTTTGCCGCCGCGAACAGGTAAAGGCTGCTGGGGTGGCGATTACACCTTAACGCAGTCGGCGCGCTAGTGAAAAGCGCGGCCAAACGAGAGGTTTCCGATCAGCGTAGCCAGCGCTGCACTGATCAGAGGCTTCTCGCCCGGGCGAGTTTCGCGCCGCGGCGACTCTGACGGAGTCCCGGGCGGAGCTCCACGAAGTCTTGTCACCGATCAAGCTGGGGAA
This region of Microbulbifer sp. SAOS-129_SWC genomic DNA includes:
- the tuf gene encoding elongation factor Tu, with protein sequence MGKEKFERSKPHVNVGTIGHVDHGKTTLTAALTRVCSEVWGGAAVEFAGIDNAPEERERGITIATSHVEYESPTRHYAHVDCPGHADYVKNMITGAAQMDGAILVCSAADGPMPQTREHILLSRQVGVPYIVVFLNKADMVDDEELLELVEMEVRELLDQYEFPGDDTPIIVGSALMALEGKDDNEMGTTAVKKLVETLDEYIPEPERAVDQPFLMPIEDVFSISGRGTVVTGRVERGIIKTGDEIEIVGIKETTKTTCTGVEMFRKLLDEGRAGENIGALLRGTKRDEVERGQVLAQPGTITPHTKFESEVYVLSKDEGGRHTPFFKGYRPQFYFRTTDVTGDVQLPEGTEMVMPGDNVQMTVTLIAPIAMEEGLRFAIREGGRTVGAGVVAKIIE
- the secE gene encoding preprotein translocase subunit SecE, with translation MSAKAEAKTFRLDGLKWLLVVLLVGTAVAGNSYYAAFPLLYRVLAIVAICAVALFVAVNTAKGSAFWNLLREAQTEVRRVVWPSRQEATQTTMIVVVFVLIMALILWALDSALGWAASKIIG
- the rplK gene encoding 50S ribosomal protein L11 codes for the protein MAKKVEAYIKLQVKAGQANPSPPVGPALGQHGVNIMEFCKAFNAQTQNLEPGLPVPVVISVYSDRSFTFIMKSPPAAVLLRKAAKIKSGSGRPNTEKVGKVTRAQIEEIVEMKKADLTASDMDAAVRTIAGSARSAGIEVEGL
- the rplJ gene encoding 50S ribosomal protein L10, which gives rise to MAIGLVDKKAIVAEVQQAASGALSAVVADSRGVTVNDMTTLRKEARENGVWLKVVRNTLARRALAGTEFECLIEKFVGPSIIAFSNEHPGAGARILEEFAKGNDKLELKGAAFEGVATDVALLASLPTYDEAIAKLMSVMKEASAGKLVRTIAAVRDQKEQEAA
- the rplL gene encoding 50S ribosomal protein L7/L12 — protein: MSLTKEDIINAVAEMSVKDVVELIEAMEEKFGVTAAAAVMAGPAGGEAAAEEKDEFDVILTSAGEKKVNVIKVVRGITGLGLKEAKALVDGAPSPLKEGATKDEAEDAKKQLEEAGASVELK
- the nusG gene encoding transcription termination/antitermination protein NusG; this translates as MSKHWYVVQAYSGYEKRVASSLKERIELHEMDHLFGEVLVPTEEVVEMRAGQKRKSERKFFPGYVLVEMELNDDTWHLVKETPRVLGFIGGKADKPAPITDREAQAILNRIDDSVDKPKPKTLFEPGEMVRVIDGPFNDFNGVVEEVNYEKSRLRVAVLIFGRSTPVELEFGQVEKS
- the rplA gene encoding 50S ribosomal protein L1, which gives rise to MAKLSKRQRAIAEKVEAGKAYSIDEAVALLKDLSNVKFAETVDASVNLGIDPRKSDQAVRGATTLPHGTGKDVRVAVFTQGANADAAKEAGADLVGMDELAADVKAGKMDFDVVIASPDAMRVVGQLGQILGPRGLMPNPKTGTVTPDVATAVKNAKAGQVRFRADKGGIIHGGIGKVSFDLASLKENLEALVADLKKAKPASAKGVYLKKITLSTTMGPGLTIDQSTLVI